A genomic region of Equus caballus isolate H_3958 breed thoroughbred chromosome 1, TB-T2T, whole genome shotgun sequence contains the following coding sequences:
- the NANOS1 gene encoding nanos homolog 1 codes for MEAFPWAPRSPRRGRAPPPMALVPSARYVSAPGPAHPQPFSSWNDYLGLATLITKAVDGEPRFGCARGGGDGGGGGSPPSSSSSSCCSPHAGAGPGALGPALGPADYDEDEDDDSDEPGSRGRYLGGALELRALELCAGPAEAGLLEERFAELSPFAGRAAAVLLGCAPAAAAAETAPRDERAPAWAPEPRLHAASGAAAARLLKPELQVCVFCRNNKEAVALYTTHILKGPDGRVLCPVLRRYTCPLCGASGDNAHTIKYCPLSKAPPPPAARPPPRSARDGLPGKKLR; via the coding sequence ATGGAGGCTTTCCCCTGGGCGCCCCGCTCGCCCCGCCGCGGCCGCGCCCCCCCGCCCATGGCGCTCGTGCCCAGCGCCCGCTACGTGAGCGCCCCGGGCCCGGCGCACCCGCAGCCCTTCAGCTCGTGGAACGACTACCTGGGGCTCGCCACGCTCATCACCAAGGCGGTGGACGGCGAGCCGCGCTTCGGCTGCGCCcgcggcggcggcgacggcggcggcggcggctccccgccctcctcttcctcctcgtcCTGCTGTTCTCCCCACGCGGGGGCCGGGCCCGGGGCGCTGGGGCCGGCGCTGGGGCCGGCCGACTACGACGAAGACGAGGACGACGACAGCGACGAGCCGGGTTCCCGGGGCCGCTATCTGGGGGGCGCGCTGGAACTGCGCGCGCTGGAGCTGTGCGCGGGCCCCGCCGAGGCCGGGCTGCTGGAGGAGCGCTTCGCGGAGCTGAGCCCGTTCGCCGGTCGCGCCGCCGCCGTGCTGCTGGGctgcgcacccgccgccgccgccgccgagacGGCGCCGCGCGACGAGCGGGCCCCGGCGTGGGCGCCCGAGCCCCGGCTGCACGCCGCCTCGGGGGCGGCCGCCGCCCGGCTGCTCAAGCCTGAGCTGCAGGTGTGCGTGTTCTGCCGGAACAACAAGGAGGCGGTGGCGCTCTACACCACCCACATCCTGAAGGGACCCGACGGGCGAGTGCTGTGCCCGGTCCTGCGCCGCTACACGTGTCCCCTGTGCGGCGCCAGCGGAGACAACGCGCACACCATCAAGTACTGTCCGCTCTCCaaagcgccgccgccgcccgccgcccgcccgccgccgcgcAGCGCCAGGGACGGCCTGCCGGGCAAGAAGCTGCGCTGA